A single region of the Lycium barbarum isolate Lr01 chromosome 2, ASM1917538v2, whole genome shotgun sequence genome encodes:
- the LOC132624151 gene encoding F-box/FBD/LRR-repeat protein At2g26030-like — protein sequence MPHKAVAPPSGISSNLTVTETLDRISQLPDLLLVEILSLLPTKDAFTTCILSKRWRYLWTSIHNFSFTCRNYRENFAPFVDYVLAHSVSSKIKKFELDYSQEFKYYSQLSQWLIFAVKRKAEDAVLWSSPFIKTCALPESFYTCSTLITLALGRFNFDNVVIAWKSLKSIKLGNLFLDNDIIAKLLSGCPALETMELYDLVLLKGPRRLEIKSSNLKRLKLNGHWLINDGSFRSLEIFAPYIQHLKISGDFYDLKCVLVDVSAVITSNLTFNITCIKDIQDGGQEFDPEEDSCRDYHQFFRTLVHHYILCFCFASELPIGTWFTEVCFYLRVLFFVCF from the exons ATGCCGCATAAAGCTGTTGCTCCTCCATCCGGAAT AAGTAGTAACTTGACAGTCACCGAAACCCTGGACAGAATCAGTCAGTTGCCAGACCTACTGCTGGTTGAAATTCTCTCTCTTTTGCCGACAAAGGATGCATTCACAACCTGTATTCTCTCTAAAAGGTGGCGCTATCTCTGGACTTCAATTCATAACTTCAGTTTTACTTGTAGAAATTACAGAGAAAATTTCGCACCCTTTGTTGATTATGTATTAGCTCATTCCGTTTCttccaaaataaaaaaattcgaACTCGACTACAGTCAAGAGTTTAAATACTACTCCCAACTCAGCCAATGGCTTATTTTTGCTGTTAAAAGAAAAGCAGAAGATGCTGTACTCTGGTCGTCACCTTTTATAAAAACTTGCGCATTGCCTGAATCTTTCTACACCTGTTCAACATTGATAACATTAGCTTTGGGTCGTTTTAACTTTGATAATGTGGTCATAGCGTGGAAGTCTCTAAAGAGCATAAAGTTGGGGAATTTGTTTTTAGACAATGACATAATTGCGAAATTACTGTCAGGCTGTCCTGCATTGGaaactatggaattatatgattTAGTTCTGCTTAAGGGTCCTCGTCGCCTGGAAATTAAGTCTTCAAATTTAAAGAGACTGAAGCTGAATGGTCATTGGTTGATTAATGATGGAAGTTTTCGTTCCTTGGAAATTTTTGCCCCGTACATTCAGCATTTGAAAATTTCAGGAGATTTTTATGATCTCAAGTGTGTGCTTGTAGACGTGTCCGCCGTGATTACTTCTAACCTTACTTTCAACATTACGTGTATAAAAGACATCCAGGATGGCGGTCAAGAATTTGATCCTGAGGAAGACAGTTGCCGTGACTATCATCAATTCTTTAGGACCCTAGTCCACCATTATATTCTGTGTTTCTGTTTTGCAAGCGAGTTACCAATCGGTACTTGGTTCACAGAGGTTTGTTTCTATCTCAGAGTccttttctttgtttgtttttaG